The following proteins are co-located in the Pyrococcus abyssi GE5 genome:
- the hepT gene encoding type VII toxin-antitoxin system HepT family RNase toxin, whose amino-acid sequence MEIDKDLIERRLAEIKGAINELRDIGDLGLEEFLTNSHIRYAAKYLLIMAIGGAFSICNHIVVRKGDIPSSYSDCFLKLSRLGIISGDLAERLAQMAKFRNMLVHVYWRIDDEKVFEILREDIVDLEEFIRAVVRYLEKV is encoded by the coding sequence TTGGAAATAGACAAAGATCTAATCGAGCGGAGGTTGGCGGAAATAAAAGGTGCAATCAATGAGCTTAGGGATATAGGGGACTTAGGATTAGAAGAGTTTCTAACGAACTCACACATTAGGTATGCGGCGAAGTATCTACTCATAATGGCCATAGGGGGAGCATTTTCAATATGCAATCACATAGTAGTTAGAAAGGGAGATATTCCAAGCAGTTACTCGGATTGTTTTCTTAAGCTTTCCAGACTAGGGATCATAAGTGGAGATTTAGCAGAGCGTTTAGCTCAGATGGCAAAGTTCAGAAATATGCTCGTTCATGTATACTGGAGAATAGATGATGAGAAGGTTTTTGAAATACTTCGGGAAGATATAGTTGATTTGGAAGAATTCATAAGGGCAGTGGTGAGATACCTTGAAAAGGTGTGA
- a CDS encoding anaerobic ribonucleoside-triphosphate reductase activating protein, with amino-acid sequence MLTAGWKSISMVDVHGKVTFTIWLCGCNLKCPFCHNWRIADRLECHELNVNSLMEDLSQSSLFIDYFHITGGEPLVQWRELSDLLRKVEEIGVEVSLNTNLTIVRPLERLLSEGLVNHIATDLKVPPLELYGLPKNASNVLWKLYLKGLEIVSRHKIPLELRIPIPRGFNIEPWVKEVLPRIKTDYYVVLNPLVGRPLTNPRNEEWCNKHCWPRKEEISKIKEIIEEYGVNVYVSSFASS; translated from the coding sequence ATGCTGACGGCTGGATGGAAGAGCATAAGCATGGTTGACGTTCATGGAAAAGTCACTTTCACTATATGGCTCTGCGGTTGTAATTTGAAGTGTCCGTTCTGCCACAATTGGAGGATAGCAGATAGACTAGAGTGCCATGAACTAAACGTCAACTCTTTAATGGAGGATTTATCTCAAAGTTCCCTCTTTATAGACTATTTTCATATTACAGGCGGAGAACCTCTCGTTCAATGGAGGGAGCTTTCTGATTTGCTAAGGAAGGTAGAGGAAATTGGAGTGGAGGTGAGCTTAAACACGAACTTAACAATTGTCCGTCCCCTCGAGAGATTGCTCTCTGAGGGCTTGGTAAATCACATTGCAACGGACTTGAAGGTTCCACCTTTGGAACTCTATGGTCTACCGAAAAATGCTAGCAACGTTCTCTGGAAGCTTTACCTCAAGGGGCTTGAGATAGTGTCAAGGCACAAGATACCGCTGGAACTCAGGATACCTATCCCTAGAGGGTTCAATATTGAGCCATGGGTAAAGGAAGTCCTACCTAGGATAAAGACTGATTACTATGTAGTCTTGAATCCCTTGGTAGGAAGACCACTGACCAATCCAAGAAATGAGGAATGGTGCAATAAGCATTGCTGGCCCAGGAAAGAAGAGATTTCTAAAATAAAGGAGATTATCGAGGAATACGGTGTCAATGTTTACGTTTCATCTTTTGCCTCTTCTTAG